The following proteins are co-located in the Solanum pennellii chromosome 1, SPENNV200 genome:
- the LOC107015564 gene encoding protein EXORDIUM-like 2, with product MAANYISATVSSILLFLLCSSSLFGASMAALVQEQPLVLKYHNGALLKGTVTVNLVWYGKFTPAQRSIIVDFLQSLNSPKAPNPSAASWWKTTEKYKTGASTVTLGKQILDENCSLGKSLKNSHIVYLASKGGYMGRSVNLVLTAKDVFVEGFCSRCGSHGSTRGKVRFTYAWVGNSEIQCAGQCAWPFHQPIYGPQTPPLVAPNGDVGVDGMIINVATVLAGTVTNPFNNGYFQGPATAPLEAVSACTGMFGSGSYPGYPGQTLVDKSTGASYNAHGVNGRRFLLPAMWDPTKSACSTLV from the coding sequence ATGGCTGCAAATTACATTTCTGCCACTGTTTCTTCAATCTTATTGTTCCTATTGtgttcttcttctctcttcGGAGCTTCTATGGCTGCTCTAGTTCAGGAACAACCTCTTGTTCTGAAATACCACAACGGTGCTCTTCTTAAAGGAACCGTCACCGTGAATCTCGTATGGTACGGTAAGTTTACCCCTGCTCAACGGTCTATAATAGTTGATTTCCTTCAATCGTTAAATTCTCCAAAAGCCCCAAATCCTTCAGCTGCTTCCTGGTGGAAAACTACTGAGAAATACAAAACTGGTGCCTCCACTGTTACCCTAGGAAAGCAAATTCTCGATGAAAATTGTTCGTTAGGAAAATCTCTGAAAAATTCACATATTGTGTATTTGGCTTCGAAGGGTGGTTACATGGGTAGGTCGGTGAACTTAGTGTTGACGGCGAAGGATGTATTTGTGGAAGGATTCTGTAGTAGATGTGGGTCCCATGGTTCAACTCGGGGTAAAGTCCGTTTTACTTACGCCTGGGTTGGTAACTCGGAGATTCAATGCGCCGGTCAGTGTGCGTGGCCGTTTCATCAGCCTATCTACGGCCCACAAACGCCGCCTTTGGTTGCGCCGAACGGCGACGTCGGCGTTGACGGTATGATCATCAACGTGGCAACGGTTTTGGCGGGAACCGTGACGAATCCGTTTAACAATGGATACTTTCAGGGCCCAGCGACGGCACCGCTGGAGGCTGTTTCGGCTTGTACGGGTATGTTTGGGTCGGGTTCTTATCCTGGTTATCCGGGTCAAACTTTGGTTGATAAGAGTACGGGTGCTAGCTATAATGCGCATGGGGTTAATGGGCGTAGGTTCTTGCTCCCTGCGATGTGGGACCCAACTAAATCTGCATGCTCGACACTAGTTTGA
- the LOC107008091 gene encoding phospho-2-dehydro-3-deoxyheptonate aldolase 2, chloroplastic-like, producing MALTAATAGGNRGGSALPNSCLQAPKPAPLQKPIFFSSFPKITIPSNSKIKPISAVQSPPSTTAKTAQNPEGKWSLESWKSKPASQLPEYPDKVKLESVLDTLSMYPPIVFAGEARNLEEKLGEAALGNAFLLQGGDCAESFKEFSANNIRDTFRVILQMGVVLMFGGQMPVIKVGRMAGQFAKPRSDPFEEKDGVKLPSYRGDNVNGDTFDEKSRIPDPHRMIRAYTQSVATLNLLRAFATGGYAAMQRVNEWNLDFTDRSEQGDRYRELAHRVDETMGFMTAAGLTVDHPIMTTTDFWTSHECLLLPYEQALTREDSTSGLYYDCSAHMIWVGERTRQLDGAHVEFLRGIANPLGIKVSHKMDPNELVKLIDILNPQNRPGRITVIARMGADNMRVKLPHLIRAIRGAGQIVTWVSDPMHGNTTKAPCGLKTRSFDSIRAEVRAFFDVHDQEGSYPGGVHLEMTGQNVTECVGGSRTITYNDLSSRYHTHCDPRLNASQALELAFIIAERLRKRRLGPKFGF from the exons ATGGCTCTGACAGCAGCCACCGCCGGCGGCAACAGGGGTGGCTCAGCCCTCCCCAATTCGTGCCTTCAAGCCCCAAAGCCTGCACCTTTACAGAAACCCATCTTCTTCTCTTCCTTTCCCAAAATAACAATCCCGTCAAACTCCAAAATCAAACCCATCTCAGCCGTTCAATCTCCACCCTCAACAACAGCAAAAACTGCTCAAAACCCAGAAGGAAAATGGAGTCTCGAAAGCTGGAAATCGAAGCCGGCTTCTCAGCTCCCTGAATACCCTGATAAGGTAAAGCTGGAATCAGTTCTCGATACCCTTTCGATGTATCCCCCAATTGTATTTGCTGGGGAAGCTAGGAATCTTGAAGAGAAATTGGGCGAAGCTGCTCTTGGGAATGCTTTCTTGTTGCAGGGTGGTGATTGTGCTGAGAGCTTTAAGGAATTTAGTGCTAATAACATTAGGGACACTTTCAGAGTCATCTTGCAGATGGGCGTTGTGCTTATGTTTGGTGGTCAAATGCCTGTAATCAAG GTGGGTAGAATGGCAGGTCAATTTGCAAAGCCAAGATCTGATCCATTTGAAGAGAAGGATGGTGTGAAGCTGCCAAGTTACAGGGGAGACAATGTGAATGGCGATACTTTTGATGAGAAATCAAGAATTCCTGACCCCCATAGGATGATTAGGGCTTATACTCAGTCTGTAGCTACATTGAACCTCCTCAGGGCATTTGCTACTGGAGGTTATGCTGCCATGCAGAGGGTTAATGAGTGGAATCTTGACTTTACTGATCGCAGCGAGCAAGGTGACAG GTACCGTGAACTGGCTCACCGAGTTGACGAAACCATGGGCTTCATGACTGCTGCTGGGCTTACAGTTGACCACCCAATCATGACTACAACAGACTTCTGGACATCACATGAGTGCCTTCTCTTGCCTTATGAACAAGCACTTACTAGAGAGGATTCAACTTCTGGCCTTTATTATGACTGCTCCGCTCATATGATTTGGGTTGGGGAACGAACAAGGCAATTGGATGGTGCTCATGTTGAGTTTCTGAGAGGAATTGCCAATCCACTTGGAATCAAG GTGAGTCATAAAATGGATCCAAATGAACTAGTCAAGCTTATTGACATTCTTAACCCTCAAAATAGACCAGGAAGGATTACAGTAATCGCCAGGATGGGAGCTGATAACATGAGAGTAAAGCTTCCCCATCTGATCAGGGCTATTCGTGGAGCTGGTCAAATTGTCACTTGGGTCAGTGATCCTATGCATGGAAATACTACTAAGGCCCCTTGTGGACTCAAAACACGTTCATTCGACTCTATTCGG GCTGAGGTTCGAGCATTCTTTGATGTACATGATCAAGAAGGTAGCTATCCTGGTGGTGTGCATCTGGAGATGACAGGTCAGAATGTAACAGAGTGTGTTGGAGGTTCTCGGACAATTACTTACAATGATCTGAGCTCGCGCTATCATACACATTGTGACCCAAGACTCAATGCTTCTCAAGCACTTGAACTTGCCTTTATTATTGCGGAGCGCCTCAGGAAAAGAAGACTGGGTCCTAAGTTTGGGTTTTAG
- the LOC107008388 gene encoding ABC transporter G family member 11-like, with translation MEMWDEESNDGVFLTWNDLCVSVSIGSKNIIEGVTGYARPTQLLAVMGPSGSGKSTLLDALAGRLDFSTRQSGDILINGHKQKLSYGTSGYVTQDEALIATLTVKEAVYYSAQLQLPDSMSKSEKIQIAEQTIKDMGLQDAMNTRIGGFGNKGISGGEKRRLSICIEILTRPKLLFLDEPTSGLDSAASYYVMKGISRQRGGRTIIASIHQPSAEVFNLFHSLCLLSSGRTVYFGPASAAIEFFRTNGFPCPLLQNPSDHFLRTINKDFDEDIEHGLAGRKPTEEVVDFLINSYESSDEYHEVQNQVAEICQQGGEILEKRSHANFITQSLVLTRRSSVNMFRDLGYYWMRFVSYVILALGLGTIYYNVDLSYRSIEERGLMVAFVVSFMTFMTVGGFPSFVEDMKVFQRENLNGHYGSSAFVIGNTVSSMPYLLLISLVPGSIAYFLTGFQPGFEHFIYFALVLFISMMIVESLMTNVAAVVPNFLMGIVVGAGIQGLMILSGGFFQIPNELPKIIWKYPLYYISFHRYAYQGMFKNEFEGLFFTDNVNGINVTISGEDVLREKWQVEMGYSKWVDLAILVVILILHRMVFFLIVKTNEIFVHARKTSTSVLSKKSRQIMAKSLPATPHQQ, from the exons atgGAGATGTGGGATGAAGAATCGAATGACGGTGTTTTCTTGACATGGAATGATTTGTGTGTCTCTGTTTCTATTGGAAGCAAAAACATAATTGAAGGTGTCACTGGCTATGCTCGCCCAACTCAACTATTGGCGGTAATGGGTCCTTCTGGCTCTGGAAAATCTACACTTCTCGACGCGTTAGCTG GGCGACTGGATTTCAGCACGAGACAGAGTGGGGATATTCTAATCAATGGTCACAAGCAAAAACTTTCTTATGGAACTTCT GGATATGTGACTCAAGATGAAGCTCTGATAGCAACGCTAACAGTCAAAGAAGCTGTTTACTACTCTGCGCAACTACAACTACCAGATTCAATGTCAAAATCAGAGAAAATACAAATAGCAGAGCAAACTATAAAAGATATGGGGTTGCAAGATGCAATGAACACGAGAATCGGAGGATTTGGTAATAAAGGAATTAGcggaggagaaaagaggaggcTAAGTATCTGCATTGAAATTCTAACGAGACCAAAACTTCTTTTCCTTGATGAACCAACCAGTGGCCTAGACAGCGCTGCATCGTATTATGTGATGAAAGGAATTTCCCGCCAAAGAGGCGGAAGAACCATTATTGCATCTATCCATCAGCCAAGTGCTGAAGTTTTCAACCTTTTCCACAGTTTATGCCTTCTGTCTTCAGGAAGAACCGTATATTTCGGACCTGCTAGTGCAGCAATTGAG TTTTTCAGGACAAATGGTTTCCCTTGCCCACTTCTTCAAAATCCGTCTGATCATTTTCTTAGAACAATAAACAAGGATTTTGACGAG GATATCGAACATGGTTTAGCTGGAAGAAAGCCAACAGAAGAAGTGGTAGATTTTCTCATAAATTCATATGAATCGTCCGACGAATACCATGAAGTTCAGAATCAGGTTGCAGAAATATGTCAACAG GGAGGTGAAATATTGGAAAAAAGAAGTCATGCTAACTTCATTACACAAAGCCTTGTTTTGACAAGGAGATCATCTGTGAACATGTTTCGTGATCTTGGCTACTACTGGATGCGATTTGTGTCTTATGTCATCCTTGCTTTAGGTCTTGGCACCATCTACTATAACGTTGACTTAAGTTATCGTTCAATCGAG GAAAGAGGTCTAATGGTGGCTTTCGTTGTTTCATTCATGACATTCATGACAGTTGGTGGATTTCCTTCATTTGTGGAGGACATGAAG GTATTTCAAAGAGAAAACTTGAACGGACACTATGGTTCTTCCGCTTTTGTGATTGGCAACACTGTTTCCTCCATGCCCTACTTGTTATTGATTTCACTAGTTCCAGGTTCCATTGCCTATTTCCTCACTGGATTTCAACCGGGATTCGAGCATTTCATCTACTTTGCTCTAGTCCTCTTCATTAGTATGATGATAGTCGAGAGCCTAATGACTAACGTTGCAGCTGTTGTCCCTAATTTCCTCATGGGCATTGTAGTTGGTGCAGGAATACAAGGATTGATGATATTAAGTGGCGGTTTTTTCCAAATACCTAACGAGTTACCTAAAATTATTTGGAAGTACCCGCTATACTACATTTCTTTTCACAGGTATGCTTACCAAGGCATGTTTAAGAATGAATTTGAAGGATTATTTTTCACGGATAATGTCAATGGAATCAATGTTACTATCAGCGGAGAAGATGTATTGAGAGAGAAATGGCAAGTAGAAATGGGCTACTCAAAATGGGTAGATCTTGCTATTTTGGTAGTTATATTGATTTTGCACCGTATGGTATTCTTCTTGATTGTCAAAACCAATGAAATATTTGTACACGCAAGGAAAACATCCACATCAGTTTTATCAAAGAAAAGTAGGCAAATCATGGCTAAGTCCCTGCCTGCCACACCTCATCAACAGTAG
- the LOC107008387 gene encoding ABC transporter G family member 11-like: MHTYVYSKAFIFSHVISKIILGNNQEVELNNAEKGQMGSKSRGVFLTWNDLWVTVSTKKGGSKSILKGLTGYARPSELLAVMGPSGCGKSTFLDSLAGRLDFSTRQSGEILINGHKQKLSYGTSAYVTQDETLLATLTVQEAVYYSAQLQLPVSMTKSEKKQIAEQTIKEMGLQDAMNTRIGGFGNKGISGGEKRRLSVCMEILTRPKLLFLDEPTSGLDSAASYYVMSGISRQREGRTIIASIHQPSAEVFNLFHSLCLLSSGRTVYFGPASAAIEFFTRNGFPCPYLQNPSDHFLKTINKDFDEDIEQGSAGGRRPTEEVIDLLINSYKSSEGYHEVQSHVAEICHQGGEMLEKRSHANFKTQCLVLTRRSTVNMFRDPGYYWMRFVVYVAIALSLGSIYYNVGSNYRSIEERGLMVAFVVSFMTFMTVGGFPSFVEEMKVFQRENVNGHYGCLAFVIGNTLSSIPYVLLISLVPGAIAYFLAGFRNGFEHFIYFALVLFISMMVVESLMMNVAAIVPNFLMGIVTGAGIQGLQILSGGYFQLPSELPKILWKYPLYYMSFHKYAYQGMFKNEFVGLKFRDDMFGNNHIMSGEVVLRERWQAEMGYSKWIDLVILVGILILYRLVFFLIIKTKEKIVHARKTSTAILSNRSTQIMAKSLPASPLHGLTPPHDTPTNNR, encoded by the exons ATGCATACTTATGTTTATTCAAAAGCATTTATTTTCTCCCATGTGATTTCTAAAATAATCCTTGGTAATAATCAG GAAGTAGAATTGAATAATGCTGAGAAAGGACAAATGGGATCAAAAAGTCGAGGCGTTTTCTTGACCTGGAATGACTTATGGGTTACTGTTAGCACTAAAAAAGGTGGAAGCAAGTCCATACTTAAAGGTCTCACTGGCTATGCTCGACCTAGTGAGCTCTTGGCTGTTATGGGTCCTTCTGGCTGTGGCAAATCTACATTTCTCGATTCCTTAGCTG GGAGACTGGATTTCAGCACGAGGCAGAGCGGGGAAATTCTGATCAATGGTCACAAACAGAAACTTTCGTATGGAACATCT GCATATGTGACTCAAGATGAAACTCTGTTAGCAACACTAACAGTTCAAGAAGCAGTTTACTACTCTGCACAACTCCAACTCCCAGTTTCCATGACAAAATCAGAGAAAAAACAAATAGCAGAGCAGACTATCAAGGAGATGGGGTTGCAAGATGCAATGAACACAAGAATTGGAGGATTTGGTAATAAAGGAATTAGtggaggagaaaagagaagactTAGTGTTTGCATGGAGATTCTAACGCGGCCAAAACTTCTTTTCCTTGATGAACCAACCAGTGGCCTCGACAGTGCTGCATCTTATTACGTGATGAGCGGAATTTCACGTCAAAGAGAGGGAAGAACCATTATTGCATCTATCCATCAGCCAAGTGCTGAAGTTTTCAACCTTTTCCACAGTTTATGCCTTCTGTCTTCAGGAAGAACCGTATATTTCGGACCTGCTAGTGCAGCAATTGAG TTTTTCACGAGGAACGGTTTCCCTTGCCCATATCTTCAGAATCCATCAGatcattttcttaaaacaatAAACAAGGACTTTGATGag GATATTGAACAAGGCTCAGCTGGAGGAAGGAGACCTACAGAAGAAGTTATAGACCTTCtcataaattcatataaatCATCAGAGGGATATCATGAAGTTCAGAGCCATGTTGCAGAAATATGTCATCAG GGTGGTGAAATGTTGGAAAAAAGAAGCCATGCTAACTTCAAGACGCAATGCCTTGTTCTTACTAGGCGGTCAACTGTGAACATGTTTCGTGATCCTGGCTACTATTGGATGAGATTCGTTGTTTATGTCGCCATTGCTTTAAGTCTTGGCTCCATCTACTATAATGTTGGCTCAAACTATCGGTCAATTGAG GAAAGAGGTCTAATGGTTGCTTTCGTAGTTTCATTTATGACATTTATGACCGTCGGTGGATTCCCTTCATTTGTGGAGGAAATGAAG GTATTTCAACGAGAAAATGTGAACGGGCACTACGGATGTTTGGCTTTTGTCATAGGCAACACACTTTCTTCTATACCATACGTGTTACTAATATCATTGGTTCCAGGTGCCATTGCCTATTTCCTTGCTGGATTTCGAAATGGATTTGAGCACTTCATCTACTTTGCTTTGGTCCTCTTCATCAGTATGATGGTAGTGGAGAGCCTAATGATGAATGTCGCAGCTATTGTACCGAACTTTTTAATGGGCATTGTAACGGGGGCAGGAATACAAGGACTACAAATACTAAGTGGTGGTTATTTTCAATTACCGAGTGAGTTGCCTAAAATACTTTGGAAATACCCACTATACTACATGTCCTTCCACAAGTATGCTTACCAAGGTATGTTCAAGAATGAATTTGTAGGACTAAAGTTTAGAGATGATATGTTTGGAAACAATCATATTATGAGTGGAGAAGTCGTCTTGAGAGAAAGATGGCAAGCAGAAATGGGATACTCAAAGTGGATAGACCTAGTCATTCTGGTCGGTATACTAATTTTGTATCGATTGGTGTTTTTCCTTATAAtcaagacaaaagaaaaaattgtgcATGCAAGAAAGACATCCACGGCAATTCTATCAAACCGAAGTACACAAATCATGGCTAAGTCCCTACCTGCCTCACCTCTCCATGGACTCACTCCACCTCATGACACTCCCACCAACAATAGATGA
- the LOC107008389 gene encoding ABC transporter G family member 11-like: protein MNMSKNGEVFLTWEDLWVTASSLKDGNKAILKGLTGYAKPGQLLAIMGPSGCGKSTLLDTIAGRLGSSTRQSGDILINGRKQTLAYGNSAYVTQEDTLMATLTVKEAVYYSAELQLPNSMPKSEKKQIADMTMKEMGLQDAMETRIGGWSGKGISGGQKRRVSICLEILTRPKLLFLDEPTSGLDSAASYYVMKTIASQCQGRTIIASIHQPSTEVFSLFHSLCLLSSGRTVYFGPANAAIEFFALSGYPCPTLQNPSDHFLKTINSDFDQDIEQGQTSWKSTEEVINILIKSYSDSDKYRAVQSQVAEICKQEGEILEKRSRASVTTQSLVLTRRSFVNMSRDLGYYWLRLAVYIVIAVGLGTIYYDVGFSYSSIQSRGSMLMFVATFITFMAIGGFSSFVEELKVFQREKLNGHYGSGSFVIANTLSAIPYLVLVSFIPGAIAYFLTGLQGGFEHFMCFALVLFTCMMLVESLMMIVASIVPNFLMGLITGAGIQAVMCLSGGFFRLSNELPRVFWKYPLHYVAFHKYAYQGLFKNEFEGLKIHDENMKGLIKGEDILKYNWEMDMDYSKWVDLAILLGMIILYRLLFLLLVKAGEKVKPAVRAIMSNSPQQINSAETPLHEFAA, encoded by the exons ATGAATATGTCAAAAAATGGAGAGGTTTTTTTGACGTGGGAAGATTTGTGGGTGACGGCTTCAAGCTTGAAAGATGGCAACAAAGCCATACTTAAAGGTTTAACAGGCTATGCTAAGCCTGGTCAGCTCTTGGCTATCATGGGACCTTCTGGCTGTGGCAAATCTACGCTTCTCGATACAATAGCCG gGAGATTGGGATCGAGCACAAGGCAGAGTGGAGATATTCTAATCAATGGTCGCAAACAAACACTGGCTTATGGAAACTCT GCCTATGTGACTCAAGAAGATACTCTAATGGCAACTCTCACAGTAAAAGAAGCTGTATACTACTCAGCTGAACTACAACTTCCAAATTCCATGCCAAAATCAGAGAAAAAACAAATAGCAGACATGACTATGAAGGAAATGGGGTTGCAGGATGCAATGGAAACAAGAATTGGAGGATGGAGTGGGAAAGGAATTAGCGGAGGACAAAAAAGGAGAGTCAGCATATGCTTAGAGATTTTAACGCGCCCAAAACTTCTCTTTCTTGATGAACCAACTAGTGGACTTGATAGCGCGGCGTCTTATTATGTCATGAAAACAATTGCAAGCCAATGTCAGGGAAGAACAATTATTGCCTCAATTCATCAACCTAGCACTGAAGTTTTCagtctttttcattctttatgtCTTTTGTCTTCTGGAAGAACTGTCTACTTTGGACCTGCTAATGCAGCAATTGAG TTTTTTGCGTTGAGTGGTTATCCTTGCCCGACGCTCCAGAATCCATCTGATCATTTTCTCAAAACAATTAACAGTGATTTTGATCAG GACATTGAACAAGGTCAAACTAGTTGGAAATCAACAGAAGAGGTGATTAATATCCTGATAAAGTCGTATAGTGATTCTGATAAGTACAGAGCTGTTCAAAGTCAAGTTGCTGAAATCTGCAAACAg GAAGGTGAAATACTGGAGAAAAGAAGCCGTGCCAGCGTCACAACTCAAAGCCTTGTTTTGACAAGAAGGTCATTTGTGAACATGTCCCGAGATCTTGGATACTACTGGCTGCGCTTAGCTGTTTATATTGTAATAGCTGTAGGTCTTGGCACTATCTACTATGATGTTGGCTTTTCTTACTCTTCAATTCAG TCAAGAGGCTCCATGCTCATGTTTGTGGCAACATTCATCACTTTTATGGCCATTGGTGGATTCTCCTCTTTTGTGGAAGAACTCAAG GTATTTCAACGAGAGAAACTAAACGGTCATTATGGCTCTGGTTCATTTGTCATTGCCAATACACTTTCTGCTATACCGTACTTGGTATTGGTATCTTTTATCCCAGGAGCTATCGCTTATTTCCTCACTGGACTACAAGGTGGATTCGAGCATTTCATGTGCTTTGCATTAGTCCTCTTCACGTGTATGATGTTAGTTGAGAGCCTAATGATGATTGTAGCAAGCATTGTGCCTAATTTCCTCATGGGATTAATAACTGGAGCAGGAATACAAGCAGTTATGTGCTTAAGTGGAGGATTCTTTCGATTATCAAATGAGTTGCCTAGGGTATTCTGGAAGTACCCTTTACACTATGTCGCATTTCATAAATATGCTTACCAAGGATTGTTCAAGAACGAGTTTGAAGGACTCAAAATTCATGACGAGAACATGAAAGGTCTGATCAAAGGGGAAGATATTCTGAAATATAATTGGGAAATGGATATGGATTACTCAAAGTGGGTGGATCTTGCCATTTTACTGGGGATGATAATTTTATACAGGCTTTTGTTCTTGCTGTTAGTCAAGGCTGGTGAAAAGGTTAAACCAGCTGTAAGAGCAATCATGTCTAACTCACCTCAACAAATCAATTCAGCAGAAACACCTTTGCATGAATTTGCtgcttaa